The Thioflexithrix psekupsensis genome segment ACTGATATAAACCAAAAAAGGATCATCCGCGGCCAATAGATTTAACATCGCAATATTGACTTTTAAATAAATCGCTAAAAAAGTAAATATAAAAACTAAAACTGTACCAATTAATGTTTTTTTAATTTTTCCCGTTGGACTGGCTAATAATAACAACCAAACTAAAGGAAATCCTAAAGTTAATGCTGTCATATTGCCGACTTTAGCATTCCACGTAAATAGCGCGGTTTCTCCTGCTTTTTGTGGCAATAATAAAAAAGTATTAATATGCCAATCGATCAAATTAGAATAATTTAAGCTGGCGCGGGCGCGATCATAAGTCACTTGCAATAAAACATCTTGCACAGGCGCAATAGCAGCCAAAATAACGGGCTGTAATAACCACCACCATAAGAAAAAAGCAGGAATAAGCCACAAGGCCATTTGTGCAAAATAACGGGTTAATGTGTTCATTTTTTACACCGCCGTAGCTGGATCAGAAGAAGGGAAAGAAACAGGCTTAGTTTGAGTTAATAAAACCCATGCGAACAACATTAATATTAATACATTTAATAAAATCGGCCAGAAATAAGAATGGAATATATCAAATGTTTCAAATTCAAACCAATGTCCAAAATAAATTAAAGAGATTAAACGCAACACATTAATCACTTGAATCAAGAATAATCCCAATGCAATAAAAAAGGCTTTTTTAGCAAAATTAAACCACGGATAAGCCAAAATACTCGACAAATATAACCAAGACACAGAAAACGCCGTACAGGCTTCCGTGACTTCTATGGCAAAATTAGACACAGAATGTCTTAATATGGCTTTATCCAGCACAATTTGGCTGTCAAATAATTGCATAATATAGCCCGTAATGGTCGCCAAAATGAGGCTAAATTGATCTGAAAATGGAGCAAATTCTTCCAATTTTAATATATTTAAACCAATAATTGACAGAATCGAAAAAACCAAGAAATAACCCACCACGTATCACTCCTCAATGGTATTTAACCAGTGATGATTTCTATAGTCTAAAGCAGACAATAAGCAATCTAAAAATTCTTGGCTTAATGCAGAGAATTCTTTTTTAACCCCTAAATCTACCAATTGCGTCATTTTTAAATCAGCATAACCACAAGGATTAATCCATGAAAATGGCGTTAAATCCATAGCGATATTTAAACTTAATCCATGATAGCTGCAACCACGACGAATGCGTAAGCCTAAAGAGGCAATTTTTTCTTCATTCACATAGACCCCAGGGGCATGATCTCGACGATTTGCAGTCAAAGAATAAAGGGCTAAAAAATCAATAATTGCCTGCTCTAATGCCGTGACTAATGTCTTAACGCCCCATTGGGGACGGCGTTTTAAATCCATTAACACATAAACCACCAATTGACCCGGCGCGTGATAAGTCACTTGCCCACCCCGATCACAAAAAAAGACAGGAATATCATGGGGTTTAATAATGTGTTCAACTCGTCCCGCCTGTCCCAAAGTATAAACTGCGGGATGTTGCACCAGCCACAATTCATCAGGCGTATTCTCGTCCCGTTGTGCAGTAAACTGCTGCATGGCGTGATAAGTTTCCGCATAAAAACACAAGCCAAAATCTCGAATAAATACGGTATCTATCATAGAATGAGAAAGCTAAAAAATTATCGAATCGCATGATTAAAAGCCACAAAAGCATCATAAAATGATTTAGGCTGGCCATTTACATCTAAAACACCATGTTCTTGACAAATTTGATATAAATAAAATCCTGTTAAAAACACGTTATTATCGCTGTGATTTTCGACAATTAAAGTATCCCCCATTAAGAAATCTGGCACGGATAAAGTCACCGTTTGCCAATCTGTAACATTGTTTAAATGAATGGATTGTTGCCATGTTTCTCGTTCGCTATTAGGACGGGTTAATTTAACCGTTAATTCCAGCGCATGAGATGCAGCACGAACTTGAAATAACAGCGTAAAAGGTTTCTCTGGCCAAGTCACTAATTCATGATTAATGGGAACGTGTTGTGACAATTGGCCATCCGCTTGTAATTGCGCGGCATGGGCTTGTAATGTTTCATCAAATATCACTATTCCACGCTTCAATTCCCAACACGAATAATGTCGCTCAAATAAACCATTACGTAATAAATTAATGCGTTTATCTTGCACTGTCCACAAACTATAACCCATTGTTTGTTCACGTAAAATTTTAGCCGCATAATGTAAGAAATCAGGCAAGGCTTGCGCATCAAATTGCGCATTTTTCTCAAAACCAGGGGTATTGTCAATAAAATTAAACTGGTCAAAGAAAAGTGTATTTTGCGTGTGTTTGCGTACGGTATTGATCAGGTGTTGTAACCGCTCTAATGCGAGCTTTGCGCCAATCATTTCTCCCTGATTATGTGCGCCCCAAGAGATCGAATAATAAAGCATGGTAAAATGAGTATCGCCATCGACATCAAATAAAGGATAATGACAGAAATAATCATCATGATTATTCATCAATTCACAATCCACGCGCACTTCCATCGTTAAAGGTGGAAATGCAGCCCGCCCTATGGTAAATATTTTTTGCAACATCATATCGCAATAAGTTAAATATAATTCTTGTGCAGGCGTGCGATGTAAAGGAATAGGCACTTCGGATAAATGAGTGAAATGCGCCTGATATTTGGCATTAATTTCTTCTAGCGAATAATGCTGCTCTAAATAATCTTGATAACCACTGAATTTGGCATAATCTAATCGCTCTTGATCCGACACCACAATTCCACCAATCGCATGAGAAAATAATTGGAAATCTTCCCACGTAATAAAACCACCTAAAACATGCAATTCAGACTTTACCATTGACCATAAACGAGTTAAAAATAAAGTCCATGCTTTTTGTATTAATTCATCCGTCATAAAATGTAAAGAACGAGTGAGCATAGACGTTTTAATGTCAACTCCATGATCAAAAGCAAAACCAATTCTTAAAATAACCTGCAAACCGATATTTTTTGCTTGCGTTAATAAAACCGCTAAAGATTCCCAATACTCTTCATAGAATTCAACAGGATTAATGTTGGGTTGAAATCCCGTCCAAGGAATGACTAAAATAATGGTGTTAAAATCCATTGCTTTTAAATTAAGCAATTGTTGTTCTGTTTGGCGTAAGTTTAAATAACTCCAACAATCAATCGCACTGCCTTGAGCGAAGAAATGAGTGGCTCTAATTTTCTCACGTGGCGTTGGAAATGTACCTAATTTTGCCAAACGCCAAGCGGCTGATTCTGGTGAAATTTGTGGCGGAGGCGGCAATTGTTGGGCTAAAATAGTTTGCCATTTGTCATAGAATTTTTGACGATTAATAGTCTGATAAGCTTTATAACCACTGTTGACATCCGTGCCTGCGGTAATTCCCTCATGATGAATCACCACTGATTCTGGACAATACATAACAGAATAACCCGCTACCCAAGTGGAAAGACACAAATCCGTATCTTCATAATAAGCAGGCGCATAACGCAAATCAAAACCACCTATCTTTTGCCATAATGATTTGCGAATCATCAAGCTCGCACCTGAACAATAATCAACAGGGCGTATCCGATTAAAACGCGGGTCTGTAGGGTCTTGCATTCGCCCATAATTCCAACCGCTGGCATCATTAAAAATAATGCCGCCTGCTTCTTGTAATAAACCATTGGGATAAACCAATTTAGAACCGACAATGCCAATTTTCGGATCGCTGTTAATCAGCGATAATAAACGGCTTAACCAATTCGGAGTCACTTGCGTGTCATTATTGAGAAATAACACGAATTCTCCTCGTGCCAATTCCGCCCCTTGACGACAGGCTTCAACAAAACCTTTATTATCCGTGTTATTAATCACGCGGAAATTGCCTGTTAATTCGGCTAAAAATTCCGCCGTTTCATCAGAAGAAGCGTTATTAATAATAATCACTTCTCGATTAATATGATTATCGTAAAGCTGTAATGTTAATAAGCAATTATAAGTATATAAAACTTTATTAAATACAGGAATCACAATACTGACTTGCGGCGGCGCATCCCATTCTCTTAAATGCAACGATTGTAAAGTGAATTGCGACACGAATGGCGGTGGTTTTAACATCGCCCAAATGGCAATATAAGCCTGATCCGTGGCATCTTCACTAAATAGGGTTAATGACAGCGATTCTCCGGCCGTAATAAACAAGGGTTCAGGCAAGTCTAAAGTCACCCAATCATTATCTTTCCAATGTTCGGTATTGACACGCCATTTTAGCGCACCTAATTCCAGCGATAAATGACAAGCATTAACTCGCCCATACGTGCCAACGCGCAGACGTACACTGTAAACATGCCCTTCTGTGGGCTTAAAAACGGTTTTAAGGCGTTGATGACGGGTCAAGGCTATGGGGGTATCGCCATAGGGAATTATCGCTGTGAGCGGCGTTTCCTGCGCGTTTAACAACTGCGCGGCCAATTGCCACTGTTCATCCGCAGGGCGTGGCGGTAATGCAATGGGATGTGGGGGGCGTTTTGGGGGAAATTGTCGCAATAAATCCTGTAAACGTGCTTTAACGGCAGTCATTCCATAGGTTTTTTCAATATGATCGCGGCCATTGGTGGCTAAAGTCTGCCAAAGTGCCTCATTTTGGTACAAACGCAGCACGCAAGCGGCAAATTCGGCTGGATCATCGGCAATTAATGCTGTTTTTTCGTGAATTAAGCCCATTCCTTCTGCACCAATGCGTGTCGTGACCACAGGCAATCCCAGCGACAAGGCTTGGCCAAGTTTGCCTTTCATGCCTGCGCCGTAGCGCAAATAAGACACAAAAACGCGCCGTTTCTCAAATTCTGGAGCCACTTCATCCACCCAACCAATCACATCAACAATATCGCTGGCAAGGGCTTTTAAACTGGGTTTTAAATGGCTGCCAATTAAATGCAATTTTACCCCTGCTAATGTCTCTTGAATAATAGGCATGACTTCATCCATAAAAGCCAACATGCCATCTTCATTGGGTTGGTGATTATAATTGCCAATAAAAACTAAACCATTTCTTTGTTCAAAAGTAGTTTTTGCTTCGGGTTGTTGAACATGAACATTCGGCAAAACGGCATAAGGCAATTGTGGCAATTCTTGACGCAAATGCTGCCCATCATCTTCTGTGACAGTAATTACACAATCGGCTAATAAACAATTAGACAATTCTTTACGGCGAGTTTGTTCTGCCATTAAAGCTAATTTTGGATTATTTTCAATTTCAGCCTGACGACGTTCACGAATATAATGAATATCTACCGTGTCATAAAAAATGCAAGTCTGCTCAGAAACTAAGCGAATAAAAGGAATATAACGATGCCCTTCTGCTACGCGACAAATAAAAGCAAAATCATAATGCCGATGTGCGATGGCATCAGCAAGACCATATTGCCCACAAAAAACTTCTATTCCTAAATTTTCTAATGCCACGCGATATTTAGGATTAGTATCTAAATTATCAGGCAAGAAAGTAATTCGATAACCCAATTGTGTCCAAATTTGCAATAAAGTATAAATGCGCAACGATCCCGAATCTTCATCAAACATCGGTAATGTGGCATCAATGACGAGGACGGTGGGACGGCGTTCAATATTAAATAAAGTACCTAAATGATCCGCAAAAGCAGGAATAGAATGGGTTAAATCATTTTGCCAACGGCCATAAAATAAACGATTATCTTGTTCATAATCATTTTGTGCAATATTTAATGCAGATGTATCGTTAATATAAACGATATGTCCCTGATAATAACTGAACCAAGAACGACTTAATAATTGCCAAATAAACTCGGTAATTTGATATAAAGTGGTATGGTATTGAGTAATGATAGAAAAATCTATCTCAGACAATATGGATCGGCGAATCATCAGTAAATCACAACCCGCGGCTTTTAATTGTCTTCGATAACCATGATAAGGGTGATCAACGGCTTGTCCACAAGGCGTATGTTGAATACTGCCTTCCCGTAATAAAGAAGCATAACCTGCACGAATTTGTCCACTGCTGTGTTGTTCTAATGGAACAATTAATGCGGTTTTTTCTGTCATTAACGATTCTGCGGAAATAAGCAAGCGATCAGTGGCTGGAATCGCTTGAATATTCAAGTAAATAAGCCAATTAGCCGTTGTTTTTTTCGCTAATTCAGGTGCGCTATGACACCAAGATTGATCTGGAATTAATTTTAAATGATGCGCTTGGCAAAATTGAATTAACTGATAATTCGCTGAACCCATAAGTAATAGATTAGCGGTGCGGTGTGCGGTGGCTAAAATTCGTTCTAAACGTTTTAAATAAACTTGTAAATGTAAGGGAGTAATGTTGCTGCTTATATTTTGCACAATAAACAAATAATCAGGATGGCTTTGTTCCTGATGAAATAAGGGAATATCATCTAATATTCCTTGTTGTAACCAAAACGGTAAGGGTGCGGGTAAAGATTCTTGAGATAAATGCGTTATTTTTGGCAAAACGGCGGCACGTTCATGACACCAAACGGCAACGGTCGCTTCAGCAAACGCATCTGGAGAGTCTAATTCAATCTGATAAGTTTTATCGGCGGAATCTGCAATCGGTTCAAATTCTACGGCATAAAAGCGATTATCCAGTAACTTCATTCCATCTAAATAGACAACTCGAAGCGGATTGTTTTGTCCTAATTCACGAATAATAACCCGCACCTGACAAGAATTAATTCGCATATAAGTGGCGAATAAAATATCAATGCGAAAAAAATTATCTAAATGACAGTGCGTGGTAAAAACTAAAACATTTTCTTGCGTTAAAGCAAAAGGCGTTGTGCCTAAAGATTCTACCACTTCCATAAAACGCGGGGTTTGATTTGAACCTGCAACACAAGCAAAAGTTGGATACAAAATAGAAAGAGGGCGCGGTTCTGGAATAAAAGCAGCTAATTCTTTGGGTAAAGTAGAAGTTAATAAATGGCTTGTTTTAATCGCTAAATCAGCATCTAATTGATGCCGTAATGTGGTGACGGATTGTGTCGTTAAATCACGAATATGCTGCGCCAAAGGAACATAGCGGCGCACTTGTGGCCAACGTGAAGCCGATAATAAATTTAATAGATGTTGTAATTGCTGATCAATGGGCTGGAAATTGGTTTGTAATTGTTCCAATGCCATTTGTAGCATTTGTTTTAATTGGGTGGTATTTTGCAGCGATTCATTGGCTCTTTCTCGAACCCAATTTAACAGACGCAAATAGTCATCAATAACCCCACCTGTTTGCGTTGCTAAGGCGTAGGCATTTTCTGGAGTAATTGTTAATTTTGTTAGCGTATCTTTACTCACTCCAACGGCGTTACGACGTGCCATTTCATGCAAAGCCGATTGCAAAGTTTCATTACGTTGATATTCCACGTGATAATGCTGTTGCAAAGTCTGATATTGATTGTGTAATGACAACCACTTTTCTTGCAAATCGCTTAATTGTTCTTTATGCGTTTTTTCGGCAATAGATTGGGTTTTCTGTTGAGTAGAAATAATCTTGTGTTTTTCCAACTCAAACCCCTGCCGTTCTTTCAACAACTGTGCTTGCCATTCCCGATATTGTTGTTGAAACTGCTCCTGTTCATTTTGCCGTTGCAATTCAAATTGTTGCCGCTCATCTTGCAATTGTTTTTGCAATGCTTGATGTTGCTGTTGAAAATGATCGCGTTCTGCCTGATGCTGCAATTCAAACCGCTGCCGTTCTTGCAATAATTGGGTATTTAGATTCTCATATTGCGTTTGAATGGCCACGATTTGTTGGCGAGCAATTTGGGTCTCTCGTTGCCATTGTTCAATTTGGGTTTGATATTGGCTGCGATCATGTTCTATTTGCGCTTGCTGTTGTCGGGCATGGGCGACGGTTTCTTGTTGGCGAATTAAGTCTATTTTTAGGTTTTCTAATTCGCGTTGATTTTGACCAACAATACCTCGCCGCTCTTGGCTAATAATCCAATAATGGGTGAGTAATTTAAGTTGTTTTTCGGGCGATAAAGATAAAATATGTTTTTGCAACATGCGCGCATAAGCATCAAACCATTCCGATGCTGCCGTGCGTTGGGTGATTTGCTGGCGACCCCACACCGCATATTCTGTGGTTAAACGATTTAAATGATAAAAACGAGTGAGTTGCGATAAACGCAATAACATATCCCAATCTTCAAACACATCAAAATTCGGATCAAAACCATTTAACCGCTGCCATAATTCCCGCGAAATGAGCAGATTAATTAAGGGAATATAATTTTCATAATATAAACGTTGCGGATCAAAAGCGTCGTTATATTCGCCAATAACTTTGGTTTGTAAAATACCTTCTTTATCTTCTCCTAAAGCATCTCTTTGCACCAATTTACAACCCGAATAAGCCACTTGTGCATCAAAATTTAATAGGCATTTTTCTAAACGCAATAAATGATCGGTTAAATAACAATCATCATCGTCTAAAAAACCAATAAAATCACTGTGACAAGCCGCTACCCCTTGATTGCCTGCATTAGCACGGCCTTGGCTGGTTTCATTCTCGATTAATTGCAGATTTAAAGTGCGATAATTCGCCACAATTTTTGCCACAGATTCTCCGCCATCATTCACCACAATCACTTCATCAGGTAAACGTTTTTGTTCGGCTAAACTACGCAAAGCCCGCTGTAGTAAATGCGGCCGATTTAATGTCCGCACAATAATCGCAATTGTCGGTGCATTTGCAGGTTTACGATGTAAATGAATGGGGTTAGCAATAGGGCTTTTGTTTGGCATTTTTTTATCAAAATCCTTAAATTAATTTATTGTTCTGTGTTTTTTTTACGAATAAAAAGTTAATTATTCCACAGCAGTCTTTTAACCCAACTGGGTTTTTGTTTATCGCCTGTTTGATATTCGGTCATGAGATTGGAAAAATAATCGCTACCATGAATGGTTTTAACGCGGTTAAATATGGCCGCAACCACAGGCGGGTCTAAACGTTCTAATAAACTGACAGCACGTTTTAATTCATGCGGATAAATTTGTCCTGCTTCGATCACTAATAAAATTCCTGCACCCAATTCACCTAATAATTCCGTATCAGCAGATAATAAGATGGGGGGAGTATCCAGTAAAATGACATCGTAAAGCTGATTTAAATGGCTTAATAAAGCTGGTAATCGACCATAGGTAATTAGATGGCGATCTGCAACATTTCCCACTGATAAACGCGCAGGCATTTCAGACGTTTCTGGAATAATTAATCGTTCAATCTGTTCTGGAGTCCAATCAGGTTTCGCTAACACGTCAGCCAAGCCTTCTTTTTTACGCGATAGGGGATCGTGATAGCGTGTATCGGGTTTAAACGCATTTAATTCTAAAGCCAATGTTCTCGCCCCCAATTCGCTTAAACGATGGGCTAATTCTAAAGTTAATGTGGTCGCGCCACCATCGGGTTTTACTGAGGTTAATGCAAAATAAAATGTGTCATGCTGCTGTCGATCTCGATATAACGCCATCGCTAAACGACGCAATTGATCAAAAATTAACGCTTCATGTTCTCGACTTTCTCGTTCTAATACCCACGCCAAGGGAGGAAATCCTAAAACTTTATTCACTTCATTAATTGTATGCAAACGACGATCTAATAAGTCAATTAATGTCGGTAAACTTAACCCTAACAATAACCCCAAAGCCATTAATACTAATAATGCTTTTTTACGTCCTCCGCCTTGCGGAATTTCGGGAGGACGTGCATAAGCATAAATACGCACAAACCCCGGCGCACTGGATTCAATCATTAAGGCTTCAATTCGACCATTAATACGATCTAATTGCTTAAATGCACGATCAATATCTTTATTAATATCTAAGGCCTCGTTATATAAACTGGCATAACGAGTGGCTTCACGACGTTGTTGATTGATTTCTTCGGCGAGTGAATTCTCAATTTGACGGGCTTCATAAATCGCCGCACGGCGTTGGGCTAAAATGCGTTCTTTAATTTCTCGATACAAGCGCGTTTCGGCATCGGCTAATTCTATATCTAATTTATCGACTTCACGCTGCAAACGTTGATAAGAAGGATTTTCTGGAGTCATTCCTACCATTTCGCTGGTTAATAAACTGCGACGTTCTAATAAGCGCGTGGTTAACGTGGTGAGCGTTGAATCGGCTGCCACCAATTCTCGCACCAATGCCTCTAAAGTTAAAGTGCCTTGCTGTCCTTGCTGTAAAGCATCCAATTGTGCTTGGGCTTGCACCCGATTTCGACGCGCTTGTTTATAAGCCGTTTCCATTTCAATTAAAATACTGTCGTAAGGATTTAAACTGCCTTCTTGAAAAGTGGTGACTCCTAATTCTTGGGCAATTTGCAATCGTCTGGTTCGACGCACTTCAATTAAACTTTGGAATTCTTGATGCACTCGATTTAATTCAGCAATTCGACCATCGCTATCATAAATCGTTTCTTCTTGTGATTTGCGAAGATAAATATCTAATAAAATATTTAAAATCACATCAGCCCCTGCTGGATTTTCTTTTTGTAAGGAAATCGTAATAAACGGATGATTCGCAGGCTTACTGCTTAAATCTAAGGCACTTTGCAGACGTTTTAAGGCTTTTTCTTCTGATTCTACATTGCCATCTTCATCTTTTTTAAACCACAATCGCCGTGCGGCTGGCGTTTGCAATGTTTCTTGCAACACGTCATAACGTTTTAATAAATGGCGTTGTTGGCTGACATAACGGTTATAATCTTGGCCACGCAATTCATCTCCGCGTTCTAAATTCGTTTCTGCTTTAGGAGTCACCAAAATCGTACCATAAGCCACATAATAAGCCTTAGGTAAATTGATGGCAATAATAAATGCAATAACCCAACCGATAAAAACCACAAACGCCGCTAATCGCTTGCGACGTTTTAAACTGGCTAAAGGTTGGAATCTTCCCATCGCAATGGAAGCTGATGCAGAAGCTGTGGCAGAAACCGATGTTGTCATTCATGCGTTCCTATTCAAAGCCTGCCTGTTCTCTGATCTGTTCTTCCAACTTCAATTGCTCTTCTTTGAGCTTATCGGATTCTTCTTTGATTCGGTCAGCTTCTTGGGATAATAAACGCCGTTCTCGGTCGGCACGAATAGACTCAATATCAGAATAAATACTCAAAATTTGACTCACTGGTGTCAGGAATTGTAAGGCATAATTAATCTTCGTTGCCAAGCCCGGCGGCACATAAATAATATCCCCTGTTTGTAAAGCCACATTTAATTCTTTATTAGGGCTTAATAATTCGGCTAAATTAACTTGTACATTTAACGATTCGGAAGGACGAATAAGCTGAATTCTTCCCTCAGCCGCACTGCGGGTTGTTCCGCCAGCACGAGATAATGCGTCTAAGAAACTCATTTCTAAGGTTAAAGGATAAGCTCCCGGTTTCGCCACTTCACCCAAAACATACACTAAACGCTCTTCCACATCCGGCACATAAACCACATCATTGCGGCGCAAGCGTAAATTTAACGACAAATCACGCCCCATTAACAACGGAGCTAATTCAATCCAAATCACCTGATCGCGTCCACGAAATACCGCACAACGTGTTAAGGGCAATGATTCAGCCACACTGACACTGCGACCGGGATCAAAACCACCCGCCATCGCCAAGGCTTCTAATAAAGTGGGCGCACCCATCCCAAAACGCACTTCACCCGGCCGCGCCACACGGCCTAAAACTAATATTCGATTTGACGCATAATCTTCAATTTTCACCGTTGTGGTTAAATCCACATAATAGGTTAAAAATTGCTGATTAATTGCGATAGCGGCTTGTTCTCGTGTTAAGCCAGCTAAAGTAAATTCTCCAGAAATCGGTAGTGTAACACGTCCGTCCGGGCCAATAACATGCTCTCCCGACAATTCAGGATGATCCCAGACCTGCACCGCAACCCGATCTCCCGCACCCAAACGATATAACTGGTCAGATTCTTCGTCATCTTGGGTAAACGCCGCCAATTCAGCCATAGGCGTAAGCGGCTGGGGAGACTGTGCTTGGGGCAGTTTTAACCCCTCAGGTAGCGTTGACACAGAAGAACAAGCCGTCATCACCACAGAAAATGTTAATAAAGTCAACCGCTTCACAGAAAATATCGGCATAACCAACGATCACTCATAACGGGTGGCGACATCGTCGTCATAATAAAAAGCAAAGGTATGTTGTAATCGAACACGTTCCAAACCAGTCACCATTTCTGGAGAAGGATGGAGCAAACGCAATTCTCCCCCTTCTTGTCGGGCGATCTGTTGCAAAAAAACCAACAGTCCCAAACTCGTCGCATCAACATGACTGACTTGGGAACAATCAAGTACCAAGCGTCCGTGGTATTGTTTAATACATTCGTACCATGAGTGACGTAACGGCAACAGAATATCCGCGATTAACCGACTTTCACAAGATAAAATCGGGATGTCATTGAGCCAGCGAGTTGTCATAAAATTCATGGAAATGCCGTAAATCCATACGATTATCTGTGCTTAGGATTGAGTTTTTAATGTTGGCCATGATGATATTTGCAGACTTTGTTATCGTTAGAGAATAACGATAAAACATGTCAAGATCATTTTTGGGCAATCTTATTTTTCCACGCATTATAACAGGAGTGACGCTAATGCAAAAATTAAGTCCTATTTTTCTGGCAATCGCGCTGAGTCAGGCGTTAAACGCGAGTGTTTGGGCCAACGAAACGCCCGAAACCTCGTTTAATGCCGGTTTAACCGCCTTACAACAGCAATTTTTTCCCCAAGCCGAGAATTATTTTCGTCAAGCAGCGCAATCAGGACATGCTTTAGCGCAATATCAACTGGCGAAATTGTACGATATGGGACAAATGGCGGGGGGATCGGATTGGATTCAAGCCGCATTTTGGTATCAAAAAGCCGCTGAACAAGCCATTCCTGAGGCGCAAAATCGTTTAGGAGAATTATTAGCGGCGGGGCGGGGTGTAACGGCTGATTTACAACGAGCCAAATCCTTATTTCTCGATGCCGCACAAGCGGGGGTGGCCAAGGCTCAATACAATTTGGGCGATTTATATTACCGCGTTGAAAATGATGCCCAACAGGCTTTAATGTGGTTTGAAAAAGCCGCCGCACAAGGTTTATCCGAAGCACAATTCATGGCAGGAACACTCTACGATCAAGGGATTGGCGGAGTGGTGCAAGATTTTCTACAGGCCGCCGACTGGTATCGGCAAGCGGCTGAACAAGGAGACAGTCGAGCGGCTTATCGTTTAGGTTGGTTTTATATTGAGGGACGCGAAGCGATTGCGGCGAATTTAGTCGAAGCAGCGCGCTTACTATTACAAGCCGCCCAGCAAAACCAT includes the following:
- a CDS encoding glycosyltransferase gives rise to the protein MPNKSPIANPIHLHRKPANAPTIAIIVRTLNRPHLLQRALRSLAEQKRLPDEVIVVNDGGESVAKIVANYRTLNLQLIENETSQGRANAGNQGVAACHSDFIGFLDDDDCYLTDHLLRLEKCLLNFDAQVAYSGCKLVQRDALGEDKEGILQTKVIGEYNDAFDPQRLYYENYIPLINLLISRELWQRLNGFDPNFDVFEDWDMLLRLSQLTRFYHLNRLTTEYAVWGRQQITQRTAASEWFDAYARMLQKHILSLSPEKQLKLLTHYWIISQERRGIVGQNQRELENLKIDLIRQQETVAHARQQQAQIEHDRSQYQTQIEQWQRETQIARQQIVAIQTQYENLNTQLLQERQRFELQHQAERDHFQQQHQALQKQLQDERQQFELQRQNEQEQFQQQYREWQAQLLKERQGFELEKHKIISTQQKTQSIAEKTHKEQLSDLQEKWLSLHNQYQTLQQHYHVEYQRNETLQSALHEMARRNAVGVSKDTLTKLTITPENAYALATQTGGVIDDYLRLLNWVRERANESLQNTTQLKQMLQMALEQLQTNFQPIDQQLQHLLNLLSASRWPQVRRYVPLAQHIRDLTTQSVTTLRHQLDADLAIKTSHLLTSTLPKELAAFIPEPRPLSILYPTFACVAGSNQTPRFMEVVESLGTTPFALTQENVLVFTTHCHLDNFFRIDILFATYMRINSCQVRVIIRELGQNNPLRVVYLDGMKLLDNRFYAVEFEPIADSADKTYQIELDSPDAFAEATVAVWCHERAAVLPKITHLSQESLPAPLPFWLQQGILDDIPLFHQEQSHPDYLFIVQNISSNITPLHLQVYLKRLERILATAHRTANLLLMGSANYQLIQFCQAHHLKLIPDQSWCHSAPELAKKTTANWLIYLNIQAIPATDRLLISAESLMTEKTALIVPLEQHSSGQIRAGYASLLREGSIQHTPCGQAVDHPYHGYRRQLKAAGCDLLMIRRSILSEIDFSIITQYHTTLYQITEFIWQLLSRSWFSYYQGHIVYINDTSALNIAQNDYEQDNRLFYGRWQNDLTHSIPAFADHLGTLFNIERRPTVLVIDATLPMFDEDSGSLRIYTLLQIWTQLGYRITFLPDNLDTNPKYRVALENLGIEVFCGQYGLADAIAHRHYDFAFICRVAEGHRYIPFIRLVSEQTCIFYDTVDIHYIRERRQAEIENNPKLALMAEQTRRKELSNCLLADCVITVTEDDGQHLRQELPQLPYAVLPNVHVQQPEAKTTFEQRNGLVFIGNYNHQPNEDGMLAFMDEVMPIIQETLAGVKLHLIGSHLKPSLKALASDIVDVIGWVDEVAPEFEKRRVFVSYLRYGAGMKGKLGQALSLGLPVVTTRIGAEGMGLIHEKTALIADDPAEFAACVLRLYQNEALWQTLATNGRDHIEKTYGMTAVKARLQDLLRQFPPKRPPHPIALPPRPADEQWQLAAQLLNAQETPLTAIIPYGDTPIALTRHQRLKTVFKPTEGHVYSVRLRVGTYGRVNACHLSLELGALKWRVNTEHWKDNDWVTLDLPEPLFITAGESLSLTLFSEDATDQAYIAIWAMLKPPPFVSQFTLQSLHLREWDAPPQVSIVIPVFNKVLYTYNCLLTLQLYDNHINREVIIINNASSDETAEFLAELTGNFRVINNTDNKGFVEACRQGAELARGEFVLFLNNDTQVTPNWLSRLLSLINSDPKIGIVGSKLVYPNGLLQEAGGIIFNDASGWNYGRMQDPTDPRFNRIRPVDYCSGASLMIRKSLWQKIGGFDLRYAPAYYEDTDLCLSTWVAGYSVMYCPESVVIHHEGITAGTDVNSGYKAYQTINRQKFYDKWQTILAQQLPPPPQISPESAAWRLAKLGTFPTPREKIRATHFFAQGSAIDCWSYLNLRQTEQQLLNLKAMDFNTIILVIPWTGFQPNINPVEFYEEYWESLAVLLTQAKNIGLQVILRIGFAFDHGVDIKTSMLTRSLHFMTDELIQKAWTLFLTRLWSMVKSELHVLGGFITWEDFQLFSHAIGGIVVSDQERLDYAKFSGYQDYLEQHYSLEEINAKYQAHFTHLSEVPIPLHRTPAQELYLTYCDMMLQKIFTIGRAAFPPLTMEVRVDCELMNNHDDYFCHYPLFDVDGDTHFTMLYYSISWGAHNQGEMIGAKLALERLQHLINTVRKHTQNTLFFDQFNFIDNTPGFEKNAQFDAQALPDFLHYAAKILREQTMGYSLWTVQDKRINLLRNGLFERHYSCWELKRGIVIFDETLQAHAAQLQADGQLSQHVPINHELVTWPEKPFTLLFQVRAASHALELTVKLTRPNSERETWQQSIHLNNVTDWQTVTLSVPDFLMGDTLIVENHSDNNVFLTGFYLYQICQEHGVLDVNGQPKSFYDAFVAFNHAIR